In one window of Branchiostoma floridae strain S238N-H82 chromosome 14, Bfl_VNyyK, whole genome shotgun sequence DNA:
- the LOC118429950 gene encoding transcription factor HES-4-like: MKIANMPASTDFTVKRPGESRKSSKPIMEKRRRARINDSLNQLKALILADLKKDSSHSKLEKADILEMTVKHLRSLQRQQLTAAANTNPSLPGQYRAGFNECLMEVNRFLGASDSVDTQVRQRLLNHLAGACSPARPGTYPTAQPAVFPHAQPVQVQVPVAPTGGQHVQLSPVQAPCPQAGQTTMYGGIPVVPRQVSGGEPVTVLLPSQAFPGGQVPSHVIPVYPQSYGLVESHSPNGLKIKTEPTFNGLTNTTKYGLPAPATAEKMWRPW, translated from the exons ATGAAGATCGCCAACATGCCCGCATCTACGGACTTCACCGTGAAGCGTCCAGGCGAGAGCCGCAAGTCCTCCAAGCCGATCATGGAGAAGAGACGCCGGGCTAGAATCAACGACAGCCTGAACCAGCTCAAGGCTCTCATCCTTGCCGATCTCAAAAAAGAT AGCTCTCACTCGAAGCTTGAGAAGGCCGACATTCTGGAGATGACCGTCAAACATCTCCGCAGTCTCCAGAGGCAGCAGCTCACGGCCGCCGCCAACACGAACCCGTCCCTGCCCGGCCAGTACCGCGCCGGCTTCAACGAGTGTCTGATGGAGGTGAACCGCTTCCTGGGCGCTTCTGACAGCGTGGACACCCAAGTCAGGCAGCGGCTGCTCAACCACTTGGCCGGGGCCTGCAGCCCCGCTCGTCCCGGGACGTACCCCACCGCCCAGCCCGCAGTGTTCCCGCACGCTCAGCctgtccaggtccaggttcCCGTCGCGCCCACCGGCGGCCAGCACGTACAACTGTCGCCCGTGCAAGCCCCGTGTCCTCAGGCCGGCCAGACGACGATGTACGGCGGGATCCCCGTGGTGCCCCGCCAGGTCTCAGGAGGGGAGCCGGTGACTGTTCTGCTGCCCAGCCAGGCGTTCCCAGGCGGCCAGGTACCCAGTCACGTCATCCCCGTCTATCCGCAATCCTACGGACTTGTTGAATCTCATTCACCAAACGGACTTAAGATCAAAACCGAGCCGACCTTCAACGGACTTACAAACACCACAAAGTACGGACTACCTGCACCCGCCACAGCAGAAAAGATGTGGAGACCGTGGTGA